In a genomic window of Nitrospirota bacterium:
- a CDS encoding VIT1/CCC1 transporter family protein yields MAALDDKRRRIEQRGRVREFVFGIQDGLISNLGLVSGIQGATADLTIVLIGGITAAVSGAISMAAGSYLSSKAEKEIFDAEIRAETERLTGEPYLAQEAVLESLQAEGLPRENAYRVVRLLQPRPEIILHTYHEKVLGLGRAEINRPVLAASVMGASFTVGSIVPLVPYVLAPGHLALPVSVAVSTATLFGVGVFKGVLARRSPWLSGLEFFAIALGSAALGYGLGLAISALSG; encoded by the coding sequence GTGGCCGCTCTGGATGACAAGCGGCGCCGCATCGAACAGCGCGGCCGCGTCCGCGAATTCGTGTTCGGGATCCAGGATGGCCTGATCAGCAACCTGGGGCTGGTGTCGGGCATCCAAGGCGCGACCGCGGACCTCACCATTGTCCTGATCGGCGGCATCACCGCCGCGGTGTCCGGCGCCATCTCGATGGCCGCAGGGTCGTATCTTTCCTCCAAAGCGGAAAAGGAGATTTTCGACGCCGAGATTCGCGCCGAGACCGAGCGATTGACCGGGGAGCCCTACTTGGCGCAGGAGGCCGTGCTGGAGTCGCTTCAGGCCGAGGGTCTGCCCCGCGAGAACGCGTACCGGGTCGTGCGCCTCCTGCAACCGCGTCCGGAGATCATCCTGCACACCTACCACGAAAAGGTGTTGGGGCTTGGCCGCGCCGAGATCAACCGCCCAGTACTGGCTGCGTCGGTGATGGGGGCGTCGTTCACCGTCGGCTCGATCGTTCCCCTCGTGCCCTACGTGTTGGCGCCGGGGCATCTGGCGTTGCCCGTGTCGGTCGCGGTGTCCACCGCCACGCTCTTCGGCGTAGGAGTGTTCAAAGGTGTCTTGGCGAGGAGGTCGCCGTGGCTGTCGGGTCTTGAATTCTTCGCGATTGCGTTGGGTTCCGCCGCCCTCGGGTACGGCCTCGGCCTTGCGATCAGCGCGCTCAGCGGGTGA
- a CDS encoding ATP-dependent Clp protease adaptor ClpS, with translation MIAASRAVEVPSRREESTSGGSSGDAFHVILYNDDVHAFDDVVRQVQKATGVSTEDAFAITLQAHETGRAACYLGPHDACAKVADILREIALHVEIDKAL, from the coding sequence ATGATCGCCGCGTCGCGCGCCGTGGAGGTTCCGAGCCGTCGCGAGGAGTCGACAAGCGGCGGCTCCTCGGGCGACGCGTTCCACGTGATTCTGTACAACGACGACGTCCACGCGTTCGACGACGTGGTCCGACAGGTTCAGAAAGCCACCGGCGTCTCGACCGAAGACGCGTTCGCGATCACCCTGCAAGCCCACGAAACCGGTCGCGCCGCGTGTTACCTGGGCCCGCACGACGCGTGCGCGAAGGTCGCCGACATCCTGCGAGAAATCGCTCTGCACGTAGAAATCGACAAGGCTTTGTAG
- a CDS encoding thioredoxin domain-containing protein: protein MTSPPRHSNRLVHETSPYLLQHAHNPVDWYPWGEEAFAKARAEHKPVLLSIGYSACHWCHVMEHESFEDEDIAALMNRHFVNIKVDREERPDLDQIYQTAFQVFNRRGGGWPLTMFLTPDGKPFHAGTYFPPEDRHGMPGFPRVIEAVATAYRDKAQDLAHTGEQAVAILDKIETPEPADGVPGRDLIASAAESLTRLFEPMHGGFGTGPKFPSTMALELFIRHARASGDTEARRRAAFTLQMMAAGGIYDQLGGGFHRYSVDGQWLVPHFEKMLYDNALLIPLALDLFQASGDADFARVARETADYLLREMRHPGGGFFSTQDADSEGHEGKFFVWTPEEIERVLGPEDAKVFCRAYGVTERGNFEGRTILRVMLREDALAVEFNRPIEEVRAKLAASRSRLFAARETRVKPFRDEKILTSWNGLAISALARAGAALDEPRYVGAAEDAVAFIARELWRDGRLLRTWKDGRAKLNGYLDDYTFLANALIDVYEATGTLRHLEWARELTDTVLAQFWAQDGRGLHVTSHDHEVLVTRPLSGADQSIPSGSSQASFTLLRLAAYLGVAAYRDFAERLFTLSGRAMEDNPFGYANLLCALDLYHEGTVDVVIIGPRGHADARALLRAVHGSYLPNRTLTVTEAERADGAMVPEAARGKPLRDGRPTAYVCRRFTCSAPLTDPAALRALLASA from the coding sequence ATGACCTCTCCCCCGCGGCACTCCAACCGCCTCGTTCACGAGACGAGCCCGTACCTCCTCCAGCACGCGCACAACCCCGTCGACTGGTATCCGTGGGGCGAGGAGGCCTTTGCGAAAGCGAGGGCCGAGCACAAGCCCGTGCTGCTCTCCATCGGCTACTCCGCGTGCCATTGGTGCCACGTGATGGAACACGAATCGTTTGAGGACGAAGACATCGCCGCGCTGATGAATCGGCACTTCGTGAACATCAAAGTCGATCGGGAAGAGCGGCCCGACCTGGATCAGATCTACCAGACCGCGTTCCAAGTCTTCAACCGTCGAGGCGGCGGCTGGCCGCTCACGATGTTCCTGACCCCGGACGGGAAACCCTTTCATGCCGGCACGTATTTCCCTCCCGAAGACCGACACGGCATGCCCGGCTTTCCCCGCGTGATCGAAGCGGTCGCAACCGCCTACCGGGACAAGGCCCAGGATCTGGCGCACACCGGTGAGCAGGCGGTGGCGATCCTCGACAAAATCGAAACGCCTGAACCCGCCGACGGGGTTCCGGGCCGGGATCTCATCGCGTCGGCGGCGGAGTCGCTCACCCGCCTGTTCGAACCCATGCACGGCGGCTTCGGCACCGGACCGAAATTTCCCAGCACCATGGCCCTGGAACTGTTCATTCGCCATGCCCGAGCCAGCGGTGATACGGAGGCTCGACGCCGCGCCGCCTTCACCCTTCAGATGATGGCGGCCGGCGGGATTTACGACCAGCTCGGCGGCGGGTTTCACCGTTACTCGGTGGACGGCCAATGGCTCGTCCCGCACTTCGAGAAGATGCTCTACGACAACGCCTTGTTGATTCCCCTGGCGCTCGATCTCTTCCAGGCCAGCGGCGACGCCGACTTCGCCCGGGTCGCGCGCGAGACCGCCGATTACCTCTTGCGGGAGATGCGCCATCCCGGCGGCGGGTTCTTCAGCACCCAGGACGCGGACAGCGAGGGGCACGAGGGGAAATTTTTCGTGTGGACGCCCGAGGAGATCGAACGAGTGTTGGGACCCGAGGACGCCAAGGTTTTCTGCCGCGCGTACGGCGTCACCGAGCGCGGTAACTTCGAAGGCCGGACGATCCTTCGGGTGATGTTGCGCGAGGACGCCCTGGCCGTGGAGTTCAACCGTCCGATCGAGGAGGTCCGCGCCAAACTCGCGGCGTCGCGGAGCCGGCTGTTTGCGGCGCGCGAAACGCGCGTCAAACCGTTTCGGGACGAGAAAATCCTCACGAGCTGGAACGGCCTGGCGATCTCCGCGCTCGCGCGGGCCGGGGCCGCGCTCGACGAACCGCGTTACGTCGGGGCCGCGGAAGACGCCGTGGCGTTTATCGCCCGCGAATTGTGGCGGGACGGTCGCTTGTTGCGCACGTGGAAGGATGGCCGTGCCAAACTCAACGGATACCTGGATGACTATACCTTCCTGGCCAATGCGCTGATCGACGTGTACGAGGCCACGGGGACCCTGCGACACCTGGAGTGGGCTCGGGAACTCACGGATACCGTCCTGGCGCAGTTTTGGGCCCAAGACGGTCGCGGCTTGCACGTGACCAGCCACGATCACGAGGTCCTCGTGACGCGGCCCCTCTCCGGCGCGGACCAGTCGATTCCATCGGGTTCGTCCCAGGCCTCGTTCACCCTGCTCCGTCTGGCCGCGTACCTGGGCGTGGCCGCCTACCGCGACTTCGCCGAACGCCTCTTCACGCTTTCCGGCCGCGCGATGGAAGACAATCCGTTCGGGTACGCCAATCTGCTGTGCGCCCTGGACTTGTATCACGAAGGGACGGTGGATGTCGTCATCATCGGGCCGCGCGGACACGCAGACGCGCGCGCGTTATTGCGGGCGGTTCACGGGAGCTATCTGCCCAACCGTACGCTCACCGTCACGGAGGCCGAGCGTGCCGACGGTGCGATGGTGCCCGAGGCTGCGAGAGGCAAGCCCCTGCGGGACGGCCGACCGACCGCGTACGTCTGCCGCCGGTTCACCTGCTCGGCGCCCCTGACCGACCCCGCCGCGCTGCGGGCGCTGCTTGCATCAGCCTGA
- a CDS encoding Nramp family divalent metal transporter produces MSGWTFSGRRSLPAFPGWRVALGPGIVWMALAQGSGELIWWPYVVAKYGLTFLALLVPACLLQYPVTVEIGRYTLLTGETIFQGFFRLNRWLGIVLWILMTLSFLWFGAFASAGGTALAALTNFPSGWTARGQTLFWAYASIAVFVLAVLFSGVVYATIERFMKAVAVVTVAGLLWACLQPEVLSVAPAFLQGLVSLSTPLPRPWDPADATKLLTAVTFAGLGGFWILFYSYWLRDKGCAMAAHIGRITGPLAGKPEAIPAEGHLPEDLPEAEARWGTWRRYLSGDALIGIGGNLATTLMTCLLAYALLFPQGLLPQDYELAVVQARFFEVSWGAFGRILFLLVAAAFLTDTWLATADAVSRIQADIVYTLFPRARRLEVRQWYYVVLGVLTVITSLTMLVAAPGPLILTSAVIGFVGTVIFPVALWRLNRRLAPQLPAWAAPSRASQALLGLSFAAYVALALAYLAALVGSW; encoded by the coding sequence ATGAGCGGGTGGACCTTCTCCGGCCGTCGGTCTCTTCCGGCCTTTCCCGGCTGGCGAGTCGCGTTGGGGCCGGGCATCGTCTGGATGGCGCTGGCGCAGGGCAGCGGCGAGTTGATCTGGTGGCCGTACGTGGTGGCCAAATACGGGTTGACGTTCCTCGCGCTGCTCGTTCCCGCTTGCCTGCTGCAATACCCGGTCACCGTCGAAATCGGTCGGTACACCTTGCTCACGGGAGAAACGATTTTTCAGGGCTTCTTTCGGCTCAACCGCTGGTTGGGGATCGTTCTCTGGATTTTGATGACGCTCTCGTTCCTGTGGTTCGGGGCGTTCGCCTCGGCCGGCGGGACGGCTTTGGCGGCGCTCACGAATTTCCCTTCCGGGTGGACGGCACGAGGTCAGACGCTCTTCTGGGCCTATGCGTCGATTGCGGTGTTCGTCCTCGCCGTGCTGTTCAGCGGCGTGGTCTATGCGACGATCGAACGGTTCATGAAAGCCGTGGCCGTCGTGACCGTGGCGGGCCTGCTTTGGGCGTGTCTCCAACCCGAGGTCCTGTCGGTGGCGCCCGCGTTCCTGCAGGGGCTCGTGTCGCTCTCGACCCCCCTGCCGCGGCCGTGGGATCCGGCGGATGCCACCAAACTGCTCACCGCCGTCACGTTCGCGGGGTTGGGGGGCTTCTGGATCTTGTTCTATTCCTACTGGCTGCGCGACAAAGGCTGCGCCATGGCGGCGCACATCGGTCGGATCACGGGACCGCTGGCCGGCAAGCCGGAGGCGATTCCCGCCGAAGGCCACCTGCCGGAGGATTTGCCGGAGGCCGAGGCGAGGTGGGGGACGTGGCGGCGCTACCTGTCGGGCGACGCGCTGATCGGCATCGGAGGGAACCTCGCCACCACGCTGATGACGTGCCTGCTCGCGTATGCCTTGTTGTTCCCCCAGGGGCTGCTGCCGCAGGACTACGAACTGGCCGTGGTCCAGGCCCGGTTCTTCGAGGTGAGTTGGGGCGCGTTCGGCAGGATCCTCTTTTTGCTCGTCGCCGCCGCGTTCTTGACCGATACCTGGCTCGCCACCGCCGACGCGGTCAGCCGCATCCAGGCCGACATCGTGTACACGTTGTTTCCCCGAGCCCGCCGCCTGGAAGTGCGGCAGTGGTACTACGTGGTGCTGGGCGTACTCACGGTGATCACGTCGCTCACCATGTTGGTGGCGGCTCCCGGTCCCTTGATTCTCACCAGCGCCGTGATCGGATTCGTCGGCACCGTGATTTTCCCGGTGGCGTTGTGGCGACTGAACCGAAGATTGGCGCCGCAACTGCCCGCGTGGGCCGCGCCGAGTCGGGCGTCACAGGCGCTGCTGGGCCTGTCGTTTGCAGCCTACGTCGCGCTGGCGCTGGCGTACCTGGCCGCATTGGTCGGGTCGTGGTAG